In the genome of Candidatus Electrothrix rattekaaiensis, the window GGTCTTCATGCGATGACCAATTTTGCCGCCCAAGGGGCCAAACATGCGCCCTTGAACAGGTTGTTCCGCCAGTTGAAACTTTCCCGCAAAAAATTTATCACCCACGAGCAGCTCGGCTCCGAGGTGATTTTCCCCCAGGCATCGCTCCAATTTTCCAACGACTTTGATCTCCTCTGCGAAGAAATAGCACGTCATTTCCCGGCAAGCATTGACCGATTTCGGGCAATGGCTAAGGAAATTGATGCCTATGATCCCTTTGCCGAGGTGCCCTGGCAATCGGCTCGAAATTTTTTGCGGGATCGCCTTGCCGAACCTCTGCTGGAAGATATGCTTCTCTTGCCTCTGATGGTGTACGGCAATGCCGAAGAGCATGACATGGATTTGGGGCAGTTTGCCATTATGTTTCGGGCACTCTTTTTGGAGGGCTTTTTTCGTCCAGAAGGAACGATTAAAGATTTGATCGACATGCTGTTGGAACAGTATGCCCGATTCGGAGGAGAACTGCGCTTTCGTACTCCTGTTGCCGCAATCATCAACAAAGATGATACGGTACAGGGGATTCGCTTGGAAAACGGCGAAGAGATCACCGCAGATGCGGTCCTGTCCACTGTGGGCATTCCAGGAACAGCTCAATTAAGCGGCTGGTCCCTAGACATTGACGAGTATATTGGTAGAATGACCTTTATGGAGTCTATTTCTATGGTACCGGAATTGCACCTGCCACCAGAACGAGCAGGCCGTACTATCCTGTTTTACAGCCTCAATGAAAAGCTTCGCTATCACCAGCCGACAGAGCCTATTGATCCTTCTTGGGGGGTAATCTGTTTCCCGGATAATTTTGAGGGGCTGGAAAGGAAAAGCGATGCCCCTGTCCAGGTGCGGGTGACCAATGCGGCCAATTATGAACTCTGGCAGCAAGCGGCGGACGATAAAGAGCAGTACCGGCAACTCAAAAAAGAATGCGGGCAACAGTCGGCAGCAGCAGTGAACCAGATCCTTGGTCAATACAACCAAGGCGCAGTGTTTCAGGACAGTTTTACGCCCATGACCATTGAGCGGTTTACGGAAAAGCGGGGCGGAGCCGTATACGGCAGTCCGATCAAGATCAAGAGCGGCAGAACGCCGTTTGAGAATCTCTTTATCGCGGGCACAGATCAGGGCTATCTCGGGATTGTCGGGGCCATGCTCAGTGGCGTGACTATTGTGAATCAGCATCTTTTGACCTGAACAGAGAATGGACTAATGAGTTACAAAGGCACATTAACCTCTTGGGACGATGATAAAGGATTTGGTTTTATCACCCCAGAGGATGGCGGTAAACGAATTTTTGTCCACATCAAGTCCTTTAGTAACCGTAGACAGCGACCTGAACTTCATCAAATACTGAGCTATAGGGTGTCTTCGGATAAGCAAGGTCGCCCTTGCGCAGTGCAGGTTGCTTTGCCTCATGAAAAGCGTAAACTGAAGATGAAGAAAGGGACCTGCTCCTATACAATCGCTTTTTTCTTTCTTGCAGCTATCACCGGTTCATTTTTTGCTGGAAAGATACCGCTTCTGATTATCGGTCTGTATTTCATTATCAGTCTGCTGACCTTTCTCGTGTACGCAAAAGATAAATCAGCAGCAAAGAAAGGGGCGTGGCGAACCCCGGAAAGTACCCTTCATCTGTTTTCACTGTTTGGGGGCTGGCCCGGTGCGCTTGTTGCGCAACAAAAATTACGTCATAAGTCGAAAAAGCAATCTTTCCGTTTGGTTTTTTGGTTAACAGTCCTGCTGAATTGCGCAGGATTGTTCTGGTTGTTTACACCGACCGGAGCGGCTAAGCTCAGCCTGCTGAAAAATGTTTTTTAAAAATTTCTATATGCTTCATCCCTCTTTTCCTTAAACTATGTCTTCATAGCCATGAAAGAAAAATACATGCTGAGGGAGGTTTTTGACGCCTTGCCTTCCATGGTCTTTGTGGTTGATCAGGATATGAGGATTCAGGAATATAACGCGGCGGCAGAAGAGCTGATGACGGATGGGCGAGAGGCTGTTCTTCAGCAGCGGGCCGGTGATATATTCCATTGTATACATTCAACAGAAGTACCTGAAGGATGCGGCAGTTCGTCGGCCTGCCGAGACTGCATTATTCGGAATTCCGTTACCACCGCTTTGCGAGGAAAGCGTATAGTTCGGCATCGGACACGAATGGAAATCATGCAGAACAACCATAAGGCAGAGATATACGCATTGGTCACGGTGTCCCCGTTTTCCTTTCGCGGCAGTCCCCATGCCCTGTTGGTAATTGAAGACATCAGCGAGATAGCCGAATTGTATCGCATGATTTTTATCTGCCCGGTCTGCGGGAAGGTGCAGGGTGATGAAAAAATCTGGATGCGGGTTGAGGCTTATTTCAAAAATAACTGGAATGTTGAATGCTCACACGGTTATTGTCCTGATTGTTTTAAGAACGAGCTGAAAAAAATACGATCCTTCCCAACGAACGGGAACGACCTGCCGATCATTGATTAAAGCGGATTGTTGCAAAGGAACGACGATTCAACAGCCTTGGGTAAAGCACTCTGGGTAACTTGTTAACATGGAAAGAGTTTATTGCTATGTCCTTTACGCCTCTTGACAAGGTTCAAAACAACTACGATGTTATTGTTATCGGCTCCGGTCTCGGTGGCCTGACCTGTGCCAACCGTCTTGCCAAGGCGGGTCATGCGGTTCTCCTGCTGGAGCACCATATCCAGTTGGGTGGGTTGGCGACTTGGTTTAAGCGGGGAGGGCATATCTTTGATGTCTCCCTGCACGGTTTCCCGCACGGAATGGTCAAGACTTGCAAAAAATACTGGTCCAAGGAGATCAAAGACTCCATTGTCCAGCTCAAAAACATCGCCTTTGATAATCCCCAGTTTTCCCTGACCACCACCTTTTCTAAGGATGATTTTGTCCGCATCCTCCATGAGGATTTCAAAGTTGAGCGGACCACGGTGGATGATTTTTTCACCACGGTCAGGGCGATGAATTTTTATGATGATCAAGGCATGACTACTCGGGAGCTTTTTGAGCAGTTTTTTCCGGGCCGATCCGATGTTCATCGCCTCCTGATGGAGCCTATCACCTATGCGAACGGCTCTACCTTGGATGAGCCAGCCATTACCTACGGGATTGTTTTTTCCAATTTCATGAGCCGGGGCGTGTTCACCTTTGAGGGCGGTACAGATAAACTCATCGCCATGATGGCGGAGGATCTGCAAAAGAGCGGCGTGACCATCTGCACCGGGGCCAAGGTCGAGCGAATTTTGGTTGATAACGGCAAAACCAGGGGTGTCCTTGTCGGAGGTCGGGAAATTATGGCCAAGGCTGTGGTCTCCAATTCCGGCATCACCAATACCATTGATAACTTAGCTGGACGGGAAGCCTTTAGTGCTGATTTTCTTTCCCGTTTTGATAAGGTGGTGGTGAATAACTCTTCCTGTCAGGTCTATTTCGGTATTCGTCAAGGGGAGTCCTTCCCGGATATCGGGGATCTGCTCTTTACCTCAACTGCCGAAGAGTTTTCCTCGGAAGAAATGCGGCGTATGGATACCAAAAGCCGCACCTTTTCTGTCTACTATCCCAAGACCCGCCCGGACAAGCCGGATTACACCGTGGTCGCCTCCATGAACGGTAATTACGACGACTGGGCAGGGCTGGATGATGTCGCCTATAAAGAGGCCAAGGAGGCTATGGTGGAGCGTTGTTTTGTTGATCTGGAACGCTATATTCCCGGCATCCGTGATAAGGTAGATACTATTTCTTCAGCCACGCCCAAGACCTTTAACCGCTACACCCTCCATACCAAAGGCACTTCCTTTGGCACCAAGTTCGAGGGGCTGGATATCTCCCGCTCTCTCTTTAAAGAGGTAAGTGGGCTGTTCCATGTTGGTTCGGTCGGGATTATCATGAGCGGCTGGCTGGGCGCGATCAACTACGGGGTGATTGTGGCTAATGATGTGGATGCGTATATACGCGCATAGGTGAGCCAACAATAAATCTTTGTATGCAGGAATTCCGTAGGGAGCGAATCTGTGTGTTCGCCCTTGTTATGCGGGGCAGACACGCGGGTCTCTGCCCTTACATTTTTTTCACCAAATTTGGAAGGCGATGTACAGCTCATGCCGTGGTAACGGGATGGGCTGTTTTTGTTTGAGCAGGCTGATAAGTAAGAGAAAATTTTCAATTCTTCGGAAGAAGAGAGGAGACGGCAATGAAGAAAACAATTCTGATCATAGTCATGATCTTATTACCGGTACAGGGCAATGCGCTTGAGTTTGATATATGGAAAACAGGTGAGGCAAAGAACAAGGTCATAGATAAAGCAAAGCGTGAAAAGATAGAGTTAAATACACCACATGCAAAGGTGGTTAAAGGCGGCGGCGTTGCGTCAAATGAAATTCATTATAGCGATGATCTTTTTCAGGAAAAAGCAGAGGTGAGCTTAGTCTTCACCAAAAAAACCAATGTACTCTATGGAATAATAATAGATTGGATAGGCCTTGAAAACACAGGAAGGGGAGAGGCTCTGTATGAAAAGATAGGAAATACGCTTGGAGAAAAATATATAAAAGATGGGGAGGTTGCTGGGAAGGAGTCGATAATAAATAAAAAAGAACACTTTAAAGACTGTGCAACAACAACGACCAAATACAAGGGTGGGATTAGTGCAACTCTGTTTCGATGTAACGAGAAACGATTTGTTAGCGTGAGCTATATAGATAGTAAGCTTGAGCAGCAGAACCTCTTTGAAGAAAAAAATGCGATAAAAGAGCGGAATGGTGATAGCGGGAAGTTTTAAGGGAAAGAGGATGCAGAGGTAGGGAACAGGGCTGGAAAAGGAGAAAAGATCAGGTTAATACAAAAGAAAAAAAAGAGCGGCGACTGTGAGATAAGAAGAAACAATCGCCGCAGAGGAAGCTTGGGAAACGAAACTGCGTCATCTTGGTCGGTTCCGTTTGTTGTTATGTATAAATCAGGAAGAGCGTTGCGCCAACCTAATTTTCAAGGCAGTCGGTCTGCTCTTTAATGGTCGAATAAAGACAGCATTTTTTCCAATCAACTGTATAGCTCATGCCATAAATAATCTCGACAACGCCGCACCCGCATTCACCGATGTTTGAGCAAACCTCCAGCTCCCGACTGAAAGCTTGTGTATTATTCTTGAGCTGTACCTGTACGTGTTTTTTGGTCAAAGGGCAGTCATACGCTTTGCTCGTTGTATGTCGGGGTTGCAT includes:
- a CDS encoding FAD-dependent oxidoreductase, coding for MADYQLIIIGGGLSGLAAGIRSARFGQKTLIIEQHSLPGGLNSYYYRQGYLLETGLHAMTNFAAQGAKHAPLNRLFRQLKLSRKKFITHEQLGSEVIFPQASLQFSNDFDLLCEEIARHFPASIDRFRAMAKEIDAYDPFAEVPWQSARNFLRDRLAEPLLEDMLLLPLMVYGNAEEHDMDLGQFAIMFRALFLEGFFRPEGTIKDLIDMLLEQYARFGGELRFRTPVAAIINKDDTVQGIRLENGEEITADAVLSTVGIPGTAQLSGWSLDIDEYIGRMTFMESISMVPELHLPPERAGRTILFYSLNEKLRYHQPTEPIDPSWGVICFPDNFEGLERKSDAPVQVRVTNAANYELWQQAADDKEQYRQLKKECGQQSAAAVNQILGQYNQGAVFQDSFTPMTIERFTEKRGGAVYGSPIKIKSGRTPFENLFIAGTDQGYLGIVGAMLSGVTIVNQHLLT
- a CDS encoding DUF1294 domain-containing protein; this translates as MKKGTCSYTIAFFFLAAITGSFFAGKIPLLIIGLYFIISLLTFLVYAKDKSAAKKGAWRTPESTLHLFSLFGGWPGALVAQQKLRHKSKKQSFRLVFWLTVLLNCAGLFWLFTPTGAAKLSLLKNVF
- a CDS encoding PAS domain-containing protein, whose amino-acid sequence is MLREVFDALPSMVFVVDQDMRIQEYNAAAEELMTDGREAVLQQRAGDIFHCIHSTEVPEGCGSSSACRDCIIRNSVTTALRGKRIVRHRTRMEIMQNNHKAEIYALVTVSPFSFRGSPHALLVIEDISEIAELYRMIFICPVCGKVQGDEKIWMRVEAYFKNNWNVECSHGYCPDCFKNELKKIRSFPTNGNDLPIID
- a CDS encoding NAD(P)/FAD-dependent oxidoreductase; translation: MSFTPLDKVQNNYDVIVIGSGLGGLTCANRLAKAGHAVLLLEHHIQLGGLATWFKRGGHIFDVSLHGFPHGMVKTCKKYWSKEIKDSIVQLKNIAFDNPQFSLTTTFSKDDFVRILHEDFKVERTTVDDFFTTVRAMNFYDDQGMTTRELFEQFFPGRSDVHRLLMEPITYANGSTLDEPAITYGIVFSNFMSRGVFTFEGGTDKLIAMMAEDLQKSGVTICTGAKVERILVDNGKTRGVLVGGREIMAKAVVSNSGITNTIDNLAGREAFSADFLSRFDKVVVNNSSCQVYFGIRQGESFPDIGDLLFTSTAEEFSSEEMRRMDTKSRTFSVYYPKTRPDKPDYTVVASMNGNYDDWAGLDDVAYKEAKEAMVERCFVDLERYIPGIRDKVDTISSATPKTFNRYTLHTKGTSFGTKFEGLDISRSLFKEVSGLFHVGSVGIIMSGWLGAINYGVIVANDVDAYIRA